TCAAAACACAACTGGAAACGAAGCACCAAACTACACAAATATGCAGAATGAAACAGCATTGAACACCACAGAAGTTGTCTTCATAAAAGGTGTAAAAGTCACCTAATTCACTAGGCACTGTCACTTGGTTAAACAGaagagacaataaaaaaatattgtccACAAACTTGCAATTTCAACTCAAAGGCTGTAGCTAGAAATTCCTCTATGTGTCATGCTTTAATAGCGACCTGAAAGACAAAAACCCAACAGTCAGACTTCAAGGATTGAGAGACTTCTGGCTAAATCCACTGCCTCTCCATCAGATCTGAGCCTGATGTCCTAGAGATAACCAAACTGCCAAACTCCAGTTTAACAGAGTTCTGGAGGAAGAAACAGGATCTCAGACTCAAAACAAGGGCTGTTATCTCACTTGGTTTTCCTAAGTATTTGCCCTGTCCTCAAGGTTGCCAGTTGCTCAACAAAGCATTAAAAGAACTGTGGCTCAATAAAATATCCACACCTGTGTCAATCTTAGTGGACACAGAAGCTCAGAAGAGGTTCAAGGAATGGGAAATTTACTTTTGAGAGGTGAACTCTGTAACTGGGCCAGGCCAAGTTAAGGCCAGACtagatggggcttggagcaacctggtctatggaaggtgtccctgcccatggcaggggtggcatGGGAtcagctttaaggtccctcccaacccaacccCTCCCAGGAGTCCCTGAGTACTTACGAGGTGAGTAGGACCGAGACCTGGACCGGGACCTGTAGCCCCCTCGGCTGTAGTATGGGGATGGTGACCTCCTCCTGTGACAGGGGGACACAAACAATCCCTTTGTTAAAACCTGAACAGGTGAGAGGCAGCAGCTTTATGGGGGTAGCTCTAACCCCATCCTGGCCTCAGGAATGCACTTGGGAAAGCTAACAAGCATGGGAAACCTGATCAACACTTCCACTGGGTAACAAAGCAAAGATCTGAATTCTCTTTTTTGTTACCAGGTTTTGTTAGCAGTATTATTTTTGACTAACACAACAAATACAAGCTCTTGCACTCACAATCTGCTTTCATGTGAATTTAGTCTGAAGCCAGGAGCATCCCACATAAGTAGAGTAAGCCAAATCCACCTTCACTTTCAATCTGAATTACTTGTCCAAGGTGAAGATTTCCTTGACTTGCAGTCAGTGCTACAGCCAggcacccccaaacccctccaatCCAGGCACTCCCAAGTGTTTCCTTGCCTAGTTCCACTAATCCAGTACACACCTGTAAAACTGATCCCTGTCCTGAACAGCTCTCCAGCCTCCTCCGCCgccaccacctcctcctctgtgaaaacaaaagcagaatgacttttaggaattaaaaaaataaacaaacagttCACTGTGCAAAACCCTCCCATCATCAGAGTAAGAGAATGATGTACAGATAAGACAACATTAGTTTCTACACTGGATGATGCTGAATTACTTAATTCAACATTGATTCTTAAACACTTATTTGCTCAAGAAAAACCCTTTTATTTATTATCTTCAAGTAGCAAGATTGACTCACTATCCTGAGGAAAAATACCGATTCCAAGGTGGAAGCAAGGAAAACCCTCCCATCCTGACATTTTAACACTTTAGAGTCACATTTAAACAAGAACTGTGATGTAACTTCTTATAAACAGAAACAACACTTTATAGCATTAATATTGAGTGGGTGGACTGGAACCTCCTCAGTTTCAGATCAGCAAAGCTTTACCAGGAAACCAAATGAAGTTTAAAATCTTCCCTAGTTGTTTCCTGGGAttggttttttaaaaggttATTCCCTTATTTACAGACACAATTTTTCAGGCAAAATTAAGCCTCCCACAACAACAAGGAGAAACTGAAGTTTTAAGAGGACAATTCCCATCTGACACTGAATTTCCCTTAAGGCCTCATTTTCACAGAGGGTAGGGAATAAAGGAATTGTTACCAATGGAATTTTTAGGGTGGGGTATGCAATGCTCCACTGCATCTTGAACAATTCCAACTTTTCCTTCCTCAGGGAAGCGCTCACAACATTGTAACACTTCTCTCTCCCTCAAGCAACCCACATCTGCAGTGGGGGGAAGTCGCAGACCATGCCATTTTTCAAGAAGCCAAACGAGTCATTTGTGGCTCCATATTtattcacagaatcccagaatggtttggattggatgGGACCTAAAACACCCCtgtcacaggcagggacagctcccactggaGCAGGGCACTCTCACTGGCTTTCCCCTGATCTAATAACTTCTGGTAACGTCCACAAACCCTGCCAGAATGAAAAGGCAACACTTAAGCACTTAAGACTTCTGCAAGTGCAGGAATGTTTGGTAGTGCAGacagaagaaattaactctTATCTTTGTGTTCAACTTAGGTGTCCCAGAAATAGTGAGGATTTTGCAGGGGACAAGGATTTtgctggaaaatgctgaaaacaaatttctctATCACCAAAACCAACTGCACCCCAATCATGACTACAGACACATCCAACCTGACAAGgggtattaaaaaaaccttttaatgCAGATGTCCAATACACAACACATCATGTTCCAACCCCCAATTCCTTATTTTTGACAATATTTGAGGTGCCATAATGatcagcaggagatgctggggacCACTGAAATGTCTCACTTTTTATCTACTACACTGTGCTCAAAATTTAAGTTGACACTCTAATACCAACTCAAATATTAATCTGCACCATTTCAGTGCTAACAGATGAACCAACTAAAGATTCCAAAACGAAAATACAAAGAACAcactttgtttttcaaaacagtGCAGATTCAGAAAACCTTCTGGACTAAGCCTGGCCACAGGTTAAACACCATCAAGTATTTCTCAATCCAACCAATTTGATTTGTACTGCGCAGTCATTTTGGTGAAGATTCCAGAATGACAGCAAGTGCAAAAACATTCTGGAATAGTTATGTAGGATGAACTGCCTGATGCTTGCATAGGCAGATGAGAAAGCAGTTTAGAAAGCAGCAAGATATTCCAAATATGCTCACCTGTATGATCTGCTGTAATAGTCACGGTCATCATAGCCTCTGTCGTAGCCTCTGTCATAGTAATCTCGTCGCCGTGAGCTGCCACTGCAAGGAGTGAAGGAAATTCCATTTGCTAAGATACAAAACACTGACTTTGTCTGCAGCCTGGTAAATTCACACTATTTTAAGTAGATTATATTATTACTTCCCATCCTTACAGTTGGAAGACTAAGAGCACTCCTGTTTTCCCACCAGTGCAGGTGGAACAGAGCTACTTAAATAACTGCTCTTTAAATGCTTGAACTTTCAGTTATTTTCCTCAGCCTTTTGGAGAAACTTCATTCTGAGGCAAGTCTTCATGCacttttaattctgaaaaagcTCCTGTTTAAGCAACTTTCTGACTAAACAATCAGAAACCTGTAAGTCTCAACACAACATCGCTATAACCACCAGTAAGCTCAAAGTCTTAGGAAATGAACTGGGGAATGACTTAGGAAAAGAATTTACACTGTTGGCAACTGGAAGTCAAAAGTGCAGTGTGTGAACACAGCAAGCTGCTAATCCCAAATGTTAACTGAGCCACTGAGCAGCTCCTTGACCATTATTTGTTCTTTCACTCTTGAAAACCTGAGCTTGCAAAGGTCATGAATATTTGAAGGCACATAGGAAAAtgatttaatttagaaattgcCAAAATATCTTCCTGTTCACGCATGCATTACTACTGATGCTCATATCTAGTGTTTTCAGTGTACAGCACAGCAGCCATAAATAAGGAACACAACTTGTGCATTTATGTGTGAGCCCAAGAAACCAGGAAAACCACTCAGAATCAGAGGTTTCAGAGGAGAAACAGGAGATTTTACAGAACAGTGAATACCACCCTGTACTGGTCTGGGGGGAAAAACCACAGATAAAACTTACTAAGTGGGTCTTCCCATATAGATTCCAGGGGTAGGTGTGTGAGGTCTTTTTGTTATGGAGAAGTCTACCCGGATCCTTCTTCCATCCAGCTCCATTCCATTGGCACGTTCCTTTGCCTAAGGATTGACAGAAGAGCATTAGCTGTAGGTATGAACTTTAGCAACAACACAAATTTCTAACCACTGCTCTGAGTGTTAAAATGTCCTAAAAAATGGCTCTGTTTGGAGGCAGGTCTGAGTGTCACACCTTACAGTGAATGTACTGTGTAAGACACTCCACGGCAGCTGGACTTAAGTGCCAGTAACCACTGAAACTGTAACTTCTGTGGCAATAAAAATCCTGACAGGAACATCACTGAGAAACTGTTTCAGTACCTCGGACATGATTAAGAGCAATCTCTGAATATGCTGATGTAGGGAGATGTAACTACTCCACCACACAACATAAAACATTTACAAGTTGAAACACCACAACTAAGGTATTCAAATGTATCCTCTGAATTACCATAATCTTGAATACAGTATCAGtcataaataaaaagtaaaaagccaaaaccaattgcattttggggttttgtctgTCAAGTAGCAGGACCTACACCTCAAGCTCCAACCCAACATGGAAGCCCTCATGCCAGATGTGGAAAAGACTGGAGACATTCTGGAGTGGAGTTTATGCAGAATATAAACCATGTTCCAGCCCATAAAGGGCAGCTCTACAAGGACTGAGTGACTACAGAATTCCCAATTCACTCTGCAGCACTTTTAAGCCCGAATTCCACAATTATGAGAATTCCAAATATATTTCAGGCTATGAGTTTCCCCTGTGAAGAACATACACCCCAGGGGCTCAGAGAAGACAGCCCACACTGTGCACCCAACCTACTTCCTTGGCATCCTCGACGTTCTCGAAGTAGACGAAGGCGAAGCCGCGGGAGCGCCGCGACTGCTGATCGTACACGATGGACACGTCGGCAATGGGGCCGTACTTGGAGAAAACCTCCCGCAGGTCTCGTTCTGTGGTGTACAGACTCAGCCCAAACACTCCCAGACAACAGTTTGGATCGGGATTTGCCTAAAGGGAGGGACGCAGATATGAAACCTCCAGGAACACCAGCCTTTCGCAAAACCCCTCTGCGTTTCTCAGAGCAGAGGCTGGTCCCAGGACTGACACACGTACCCTGTTCCCAATGTGCCGTCTCCGAGTAGACATGGGGGAATGGCTGTGACTGTGCCGCCGCCGGTAGTCCCGACTGTACGACCTGCTTCTGGATCTCCTGTGCGAGCGGGAACGGGAGCGGGACCTGGTGTAGTGCCTGCGGGAACTCCTCCTCGATCTAGACCTGAGGGAAACAATGTACACAAAGGTACAGTGTTGGGCTTGTTGGGGTGTTTAACATTTCAAAAACCTATCAGGTAGTCACAAAAAGCTTAAGTAATTGTTTTCCAAAATCCTGCAGTACCACACACCTCGGCTATAATCCATTTGCTCACTACTCTCAAGGACTGTGTGCTAAATCTTTGCTATCAGATTACTGCAGATTCTCTCAGGGCATTGTTTCTGCAGTCCAGGAACTTGCACTTGCTCTTCCTTCAACAAAGCTACCTGGGTGTGACACGCTAGTGCTTAGAATATTCAGTGTTTAGGTACAAACAAGTGGGGTTGCTTTCTTTTCACATGTATCAGACAAAAGGGAACAGTAAATATGCTTTAACACAAAGCATGCATCACTGAGGGGGGCACTCTCTTAGAGCTGCCTTGGGTGACACAGAGAAGCAAATGCCCCTGAAACAGCTGAACACAATCTGAAAAAATCAAACCTGAGCTGGCTTGTTTAGCACTGCTTGCTCATGAATATTTACATGTTCACACTCTTAAGTGCATTTATGCGAAGGTGCAACTGCTCCctaattctttttcttcagaaatattttcttacatcGTGAGCTTTGTGGACATGAAGGTCTGACTGAAACTCTTCAATTCCTTCTCATAAAGCCTCAGCCTTCCCAACACAGCTGATCCTAGAGAAGAAGCAGGGCACTCTCAGGGGCTACACCTGATCTTGGTCTGCTGATGGCTGCAATGAATAACCTGCATTCTACACCACTCCAAAGAAAAGCCCCTGCAAGGCTAAGAAGAGCAATAAACAGTGTAACAGTCAATGGATCATGGATCTGAGTTACAAACTGATTTTCAGGCTCTTTCAGGTCTTAAATGCCCCCTTCCTCTAATTCCACAGCAGCACTACCCCACTAGCATGAGGGAAGCTCTGAACTGCTTTTACTCCTGAGCATTTAACAGCTTCTTCCAGGATTTCTCACCAAGGGTCACAGCCAAATTGTTCAAGATATCTTCCCAGAAACACCTCCAACCTCATCAGGAATGAGCCTGGGAAGCTCAACTTAGAATGAATATTCATGTGCAGGAGAAATTAATTCAA
The Oenanthe melanoleuca isolate GR-GAL-2019-014 chromosome 9, OMel1.0, whole genome shotgun sequence DNA segment above includes these coding regions:
- the TRA2B gene encoding transformer-2 protein homolog beta isoform X1 produces the protein MSDSGEQNYGERESRSASRSGSAHGSGKSGRHTPARSRSKEDSRRSRSKSRSRSESRSRSRRSSRRHYTRSRSRSRSHRRSRSRSYSRDYRRRHSHSHSPMSTRRRHIGNRANPDPNCCLGVFGLSLYTTERDLREVFSKYGPIADVSIVYDQQSRRSRGFAFVYFENVEDAKEAKERANGMELDGRRIRVDFSITKRPHTPTPGIYMGRPTYGSSRRRDYYDRGYDRGYDDRDYYSRSYRGGGGGGGGGWRAVQDRDQFYRRRSPSPYYSRGGYRSRSRSRSYSPRRY
- the TRA2B gene encoding transformer-2 protein homolog beta isoform X2, whose product is MSTRRRHIGNRANPDPNCCLGVFGLSLYTTERDLREVFSKYGPIADVSIVYDQQSRRSRGFAFVYFENVEDAKEAKERANGMELDGRRIRVDFSITKRPHTPTPGIYMGRPTYGSSRRRDYYDRGYDRGYDDRDYYSRSYRGGGGGGGGGWRAVQDRDQFYRRRSPSPYYSRGGYRSRSRSRSYSPRRY